The window CCATCTTAATATGATCCTCCaatatcaattaaattatatataaaaatgagaatGGTGCAAGTCTcattaataagataaataaacccaattttttatttattgaactTCCTACATTATACcctaaaaatattatctaatgataataaataatattattaccTCAAAAATTTTACATGAAATCTAGGGTAgtaaatggaaaaaacaaaaaacaaaaaaatctcgGCATAGAACTGATTTGACCAGCATTTTCCTTGGGTTGTCAGTGCATGCAACATTCTCATTAGAGTATTTGTACCGGAATTGCAAATATTTGAAAGACTGTTAATAATTGGCCCCGCCAATTCCGTAGCTAACTTAGCGGTGGAGGTTTCAGCTGACTGGGTCTTCCAACAATCTTAACATTATCATCCCTAATCTCAATCTTGGTCTTCCTCTACACCCATTTCTCAATCACCCACCATATTTCGCTTCCATTAATCCCCACATTCTTCAACGTTTTCGAGCTTTTTTTGCCAAATTCGCCATGCCTTGTCCTTGAATTTCACCTCATTCTCTGCGTTCATCTGATAAGCAAGGCATGAAAATGGTGTGGAGACTGCTGGTCTAcatgttctttatttctttcactTCTGATCAATTTATTAGAGCCCAGGATTACACAGATTATGTTCCGCCCGCTCCGCCCCCGGAAGAAGAAAACTGTGATGGGATTTTCGTGTCGTACACCTTCATATCCAGGCAGAAGGAGTTCCCCCATGTCAAGAATGCATCGGCGCAGGCCTGGGCCTTTAAGGCCATGGCGACCGTGCTCAATGCAGGCACCTTTGAGCTCAAGGCATGGAAGATATTCATTGGGTTTCAGCACGATGAGATTCTAGTTTCAGCAGGTGGAGCGGTTGTAATGAATGGGGATGATATGCCTGCAGCGGTTGGGAATGGGACTTACCTCTCAGGCTTCCCTCAGACTGATTTGAAAACGTCCATTGAAACTGCTGGGGATCTTACCCAAATAGAGGTCCAAATTCCGATCACCGGGACTCAGTTTGGGGTGAAGCCACCAGGGGTTCCAATGCCTAGAACCATTAGTCTTGCAAATGACGGATACAAGTGCCCGAAACCGACTGTAAAGAGTGAGTGCTGCTTCATTGATCATTCATTTCTGCGTTGCCTTCAATCTTTTTTTGATTCATGATCTAAATTTTCCGGGTTTTGTTCCACAGAGACCGCAATGCATGTATGCTGCACTAGAAAGCCGAAGTTTAAGGTCAAAACCGAATCGACAAAGTTCTTGCCACGACAATATGGGGATCTGTCCTTTGTCTATGATATTATCCAAGCATATGATGGGAATTATCTGGCTCAAGTAACCATAGAAAACAATCACCCTTTGGGGCGTCTAGATCATTGGAATTTGACTTGGGAGTGGATGAGAGGGGAGTTCATAAACACAATGAGAGGAGCTTACACTCATAAGATAGACTCCACTGACTGCATTTATGGAGCTGCTGGGCAATACTACAAAGGCCTTGATTTTTCCCAAGTCATGAACTGCGAAAAGAACCCCATCATTGGAGACCTGCCTTCTGAAAAGGCCAAAGATGATAAAGTGGGATTTATACCACACTGTTGTAGAAATGGCAGTCTCCTCCCAACCATAATGGATCAAACTAAATCAAAGGCAGCCTTTCAACTGCAGGTGTACAAGATTCCACCAGATATGAATAGAACAGTTCTGTTTCCTCCCCAGAAGTGGAAAATCGTTGGGGTGCTCAATCCAGACTACAAGTGTGGGCCGCCAATAAGAGTGGACCCGACCGAGTTTCCAGACGCGAGCGGGCTGCTGCAGGTCACTAGCAGCGCCATTGCAAGCTGGCAGGTGACCTGCAACATCACCAGGCCTAAGAAGAGGAATTCAAGATGCTGTGTCTCCTACTCGGCCTACTATAATGATTCAGTGATACCTTGTAATACATGTGCTTGTGGTTGTGATGACACAGAAACTTGCAATCCAAACATCCCATCAATGCTTCTCCCTTCTGAAGCTCTTTTGGTTCCTTTTGAAAACAGAACTGCAAAGGCCAAGGCTTGGGCCAAATTAAAGCATCTTAACGTCCCCAGCCCATTGCCTTGCGGTGACAATTGTGGGGTTAGCATAAATTGGCACATAAATTCAGACTACAAGACTGGATGGACAGCCCGGATCACGCTGTTCAATTGGgaagaaatcatttttgaggATTGGTTTGTTGCAGTCGAAATGAAAAAGGCCTTCCTGGGTTATGAAAATATTTACTCCTTCAATGGAACAGTACTCAAGGATATCAATAATACTCTCTTCTTCCAAGGATTACCGGGTTTAAACTACTTGATGGGCGAGGTGAATGGATCAGATCCGAAAAGTGATCCCAAGGTACCTGGTAAGCAGCAATCCGTGATTTCCTTTAAGAAGAAGCTTACACCTGGTATCAAGATAGTACAAGGAGATGGCTTTCCTTCAAAGCTGTATTTCAATGGGGAAGAGTGTTCACTTCCTACAGAATTTCCCATAGGCGATGGAAACAGATATCGTGTAAATCTTGTGCCTGTAATTCTCCTCACACTTGTGACTTCTATGCTGATGACAAATCATTTGCACTGAcaaccagtttttttttttttttcccatggctACTGCTATTCAATATTTACCTTAGGTGACAATTCAGTTTGATATCAAAAGCTAGAGTCCTCCCTCCTAGAAAACTACATTTCTGTCACCTTGTCATTCTTCAGGCTCTAGTCAACCAATTCATTGCATTCCAAGGATATTCATGATGACCTTCACTAACAAAACACAGTTCTCGATTTCCTCAAGTATTGGAGAGACTACAACATTTCAGCTTGTAGAGGATGAAAAAGAGGGAACCATGATGATGATTGGCCTTTAAACAGTTGTAACAGTTGATAGCAGCCATGCAAGAGTGTCTTATAACTAGTGGATAAGGCCCCTGTACTGCATGGAGTTTATGGTGTTTTAGCTTTTCAGATCCATGCATACGCAAAGTTGTAACAGATATAAAGCTAGCTTACTTgttagatattttaatttagCCCATTTATTTTGCTGACCGTATTAGATAGTTTTCTCtcaaattattgtcaaatgctTCAGTCATCACAGTTTCTCTTTTAAGCATTCAGTTCTAGAGTTTGCAAAGGTGACAGCTATATGGGCACTGTGATTAAACACTAAACAATATGTTCATATATAAGCCTAATTATGAAGCTTTTCAATCCCAATCATGTGGGACCTTTAATTTTCCTAGTGTAGCAACCTAGATTCATATggatggaatatatatatatatgaattggTGGGAATAAGCATCCATCTGATTTCATGATATGCCCCATTCTTTTGAAGAAGGAAGTCAGGTGGCTTATTTCAGTGACCACGAGCTTCAAATAGAAAGAAAGCCATTGGCACCTCTGCCATCTTTAAGCCATATGCTTTCATACATGCTAAAATAAATGCCATAGATGGATCATGGAAAGCAGGAATCTTAGTGATGCCAATAACTGTTGGGCTAGGCCCATATAGGTTCCAGCCCATGaaagatccttttttttttaagcccaCATTTTGGGCCACATGTTCTTCCG of the Vitis vinifera cultivar Pinot Noir 40024 chromosome 10, ASM3070453v1 genome contains:
- the LOC100267591 gene encoding COBRA-like protein 10 translates to MKMVWRLLVYMFFISFTSDQFIRAQDYTDYVPPAPPPEEENCDGIFVSYTFISRQKEFPHVKNASAQAWAFKAMATVLNAGTFELKAWKIFIGFQHDEILVSAGGAVVMNGDDMPAAVGNGTYLSGFPQTDLKTSIETAGDLTQIEVQIPITGTQFGVKPPGVPMPRTISLANDGYKCPKPTVKKTAMHVCCTRKPKFKVKTESTKFLPRQYGDLSFVYDIIQAYDGNYLAQVTIENNHPLGRLDHWNLTWEWMRGEFINTMRGAYTHKIDSTDCIYGAAGQYYKGLDFSQVMNCEKNPIIGDLPSEKAKDDKVGFIPHCCRNGSLLPTIMDQTKSKAAFQLQVYKIPPDMNRTVLFPPQKWKIVGVLNPDYKCGPPIRVDPTEFPDASGLLQVTSSAIASWQVTCNITRPKKRNSRCCVSYSAYYNDSVIPCNTCACGCDDTETCNPNIPSMLLPSEALLVPFENRTAKAKAWAKLKHLNVPSPLPCGDNCGVSINWHINSDYKTGWTARITLFNWEEIIFEDWFVAVEMKKAFLGYENIYSFNGTVLKDINNTLFFQGLPGLNYLMGEVNGSDPKSDPKVPGKQQSVISFKKKLTPGIKIVQGDGFPSKLYFNGEECSLPTEFPIGDGNRYRVNLVPVILLTLVTSMLMTNHLH